A single genomic interval of Isorropodon fossajaponicum endosymbiont JTNG4 harbors:
- the infA gene encoding translation initiation factor IF-1, with translation MSKSDYIELEGVVKEKLPNTTFMVELENGHRILAHISGKIRKHYIRILPGDRVTVEMTPYDLTKGRITFRHK, from the coding sequence ATGTCAAAAAGTGATTATATTGAGTTAGAAGGCGTTGTTAAAGAAAAATTACCGAATACGACTTTTATGGTTGAATTAGAAAATGGTCATCGTATTTTAGCGCATATTTCCGGTAAAATTCGCAAGCATTATATTCGCATTCTTCCAGGTGATAGAGTGACCGTTGAGATGACACCTTATGATTTAACTAAAGGAAGGATTACTTTTAGACACAAATAA